In the Primulina tabacum isolate GXHZ01 chromosome 7, ASM2559414v2, whole genome shotgun sequence genome, AGAATCAATTTTAAGCGTGTGCATTAGCTGAGTTGATTTCATGTCGGAGACAGTTGAGATTAGGTTGTGCAAACTGGACTGAATTACTTCAATCATGATATCAGTAGCTATAGGCATTTCAGGAGACAAGATTTCAGATGTGGCAGGTGCTTTGCCCTTTTGTACAACAACTGagagtttgttttcctttgtttgctcattgtcttcacacagctggatcaacTTTTCCCATATCTCTTTGGCTTTTttcacatcttgattttgctgaatgtGATATTATCCAATGTTTTGTATAGAATATCGTTTGCCATATTATCCAAGttcgcttttttttttttttgtcttcaGCAGTCCACTCTTCTCTTGGTTTTTCAATACGATGAGGTGCTCCATCAGTTATGAAAATAGATGTATTTGCTTTCATTATTTTCATTGGTCCGTCAGTTATAACGTACGACATAtcgtcatcttgtgcagttAAATTAGCATGCATTCTTATTTTTCAATCATTGAAttcttctcttgagaacataaGAATTTTATTGAAGGAAGACATGATGATTAGGCATAAGAATAGAAGTATTCAGAAAAAAGATTGAAACTGCTCTggtaccacttgttaggattaGTTTGAAGGGTTGAAgtatttagaaggggggttgaataaacactataaaattttgactttttttcaataaatgtgaattaatttagtgataaactgaatccAGGAATCTTGTTGTCGATGTTAGTCAGTTAACTAGTTTAAGTGTGgaaataaactaactgataGATTGGATACTCAACGAATAACTGAAacaaagaacacaaagattttatggatgttcggagacttcaaatgctcctacgttaccccttctatcacaatgataggattttcactaaaagactttgattaaataCAGTGgctgtaataacccacttcagtttggatttagacactgccaaaactgaaactcttaattcCTTTACACTTATCAGTCTACAACTGATTTTCTTTCTTAGCACAATTGATCTTAAAAGATCGAATACAACAGTATAATGTGCTAGTATTTTTGCTCAAATAATAGGCTGGAAGCTATTGATACTTCTGTTAAGCGTGAGCTTTTCTGTAAAAATATCGTAGCTGAACATTGTATATTCAAAAATCAATCATAGTAACAAATCAAAAGTACTTCTCTCAGCTGAACTCCacagctatttataggctttgcttccaacaataatattgaatgcattaaatgaattatatctgttgatttgtcctttctgaaagtgtcaacattcttctgacaataaaCACGGTGGCAGTCTGATATGCGACGCTTCCACTATGAGTTACAGTATGTTTTTGTACAATTTGTCAGTTGTTGGCTATgctttaactgatgacgtgctAGACTGAATATTAGTTGACTATATAGCCGATCAATTGAGCTAAAtgtataactgatcagttccaactgatagTTTAGTTATCTTTGGAGATTCAGTTAGCTTCGATCAGTTCGATTGTCTTTGATTATTTAGCTAATTAATTATCAGTTCGGGAAACTTCAGTTTGGGTATTTTAAGATCGAATTAATTCAGTTGATCCGATCAGTTCTGCAATCTTCAAAAACTttatttgtcaaactctgaaattcTAATTCTAACAGATTTCAAGTATTACTGCTGGTGTCTTTCTGTATAGGTTACCATTAGAAGTTGCATCAAGCATAGATCACACAGATGGACCCAACTTGCAGTACAAAGTCTCAACTTGTTGGCATGTTGAGAACTCATGTCTAGGACACATTCTCAACTTTTTTTTGAATCTCACCCATGCTGAATTCAATGATTCCTCATCCTTCTGCTTAAAAGATGTGATATCATTTCGCAGTTGTGTAATTCTAGTTGGTGGAAAATACCTGTTTATGAAGACCTCAACAAACCATCCCATGTGGTGATAGGACCCGCTGGTAAATCATGGGGCCACTCCATCTTCTCTCCTTGCAATGAAAATGGAAATAGCCTCAATCAAATAACATCGTTGCTTACACCATTGAATTTGATGGTATCACAGATCGACAAAAATTGTTCTAGATGTGCATTTGTATCCTCGGAGGGTAAACCCCTAAATCTGAATTTAAGTTGAATTATCTGGATAATGGATGGCTTAAGCTCAAATGTATTTGCTTGAATCGTTCTACGAACAATGCTAGACCAATAACCTCCAACCACTGGTCGATGAAGCTCCATCAGAGTACGATTATCTTCTTCTCTAGCGATATCTTCAGAACTCTCTGCACATTCTTCCTTACAGTCTGTCAAATTCCTcctcaaatttaaactcaaGAGCTAGGTTATTCTGCCTCCGGGCCCTACAAATGTGTCGAAGAGTGCTTTCAATCTCCAAATCAAGTGGCACGAGGTTTTTAATTTCTCGAGCATGGTTCATATAACACGAGCTAAACTCATGAAATCAAAACAAAGTGCCCAATTCAACCACCGGATGAAAGAAATAattaaaccttaaaataaaaaaatttaaaaataaaaatttaaaacttagtctcaaacaaataattaatcctaatattaaacaaataGCTCCCGAAAACGTCGCCAAAAACTTggccgacgatttcggttgtgAAAACTAGCAAGTGCATTaggtcaagtaataatatagttAGTTCAAGTCATTAATTCTCACAGAGAATATTATCAAATtactaatatataaattatttaatttaatttagattAAATAAAAGAAGTGATTTATGTTAATAATTagactaattaaaataaattaaatgattttaaagcaAATAACacaattcaataaaataatGGATTAAGCTTAgtataaattcaaattcaaataaaatgaacTAGAACACACAACGGTACCAAACATCAATTATTGGATTTAAtcaaacaataaatattttaaagtcaTGATGAAATTCTctgttttaattattaatctatttctagaattaataatcatatttttatttaacagtCCAACTATttctaattaaatttaattaaataaaaacgaaTTTAACAACTATGAAATTCCAGCTTTTTTCCTAAAATCTTACATTAAaaccaaatattatttttaatcgaTTTAATAATGTGTTGATCAATATTTTTGAAGCTATTTTCAATCTATTCTCTTTCGAGTCAAGATCAAAAAACAAACATGCAATTAATTGGACAGATTAAATGCAAGAAGTTTACACAAATATcaaacaataacataaaataaatcaaaattctaATCAATCCAATATGGAAACAATGATCACAAGTTTGGTCATATCTTGGTTTCAGTCATAAGACGACTACtccataaaatcaaaattaGACAAAAATCTAATGTTTGAATTcataaaattaaagaaataaagataaaaataaGAAATCTCAGCGATGGAGCGTGAATTTTTCTCGTCCGGTGTGTCTTCTCATCCTTGTTCTTCACGTCTCGATGATGTCTGCAAATGGTtctagagagagagagaaaaaaaataatatacaaaaaacTCCTCTTCTTATGATTGGATGAAGTCTATCAATAAGGAAGATTgagtttttacataaaaattatatcaaatCTTGTCTTATCTCAATCCTGAAAGTTTTCTCTCTCTCCAAAAtattcaataaatcaaatacaacaatcaagatttttaaaatatgttatttttattgttttctctctctccaaaatattcaataaatcaaatacaacaatcaagatttttaaaatatgttatttttattattaatttcgAGCTCCTTCATGCAGTTACAAGACATAAGTGAAGCAGAAACAGGGAATGACCAAGCCTTATTTTAGAATCTCTTCTAATTTTTGCATTATTTCAAAACTCCATATTGACAACTTCAAATGTtataaaaatcacatttctagCCCAAATTTGTTCCAAGATCATAAAACTTCCTTGATCTTATCATAAATATTCTTGAATGATAGGAAAAACTCTTCTTCAATATaggatcgagtgtgctagtgccttgGAAGGCACTTCgaacactatattctccaatgagctgcaatagctcgtgttctaagaatgttaacaccgatgaattaaatcgagtttggtttaaaaccaagcagaagaaactcgaagtaatccttcgtgaagaagactgttatattagaaaacattttaactcgtgtaaattgaataactgaaaaatggtagattattttttgcattcatcagttcagttatggtgacagctgaactgacggatactctaactgatccaaacagtttgaaaacagcagttaatcagttaaatacacaagatgtgtttatggatgttcggagacttctactgctcctacgtcaccccttctacctccacctgtaggatccactagaagactttgatttatacaactacttgtacaaactcactcagctaggacttacactactgcctaaactgaactcctagctacgactgaagtcagcaccttccagccaacacttctttaacgtctatgtgtcaaagactacatacacaagtttaacgtatttgtgcaagactgtatttgagtgatgGTGAGAGTTATTGTGTgggagaactgaacaaggatgttctcacacactgagggaaataagcttctaaactaagctgatatgactgtgaagagttccctctgggctgattgcttctgaaagctgatgttcAATGCGCGTGCCCTTTTTCTCTCGTATTTTCGTTGAAGCTTCTTTTCTCTAAATATCTGTGTTGattcttcactgatcttctctttatattgGCGAGAAAACTggtcgtacagtgagactcaattattatatccgttgcatcttgaattcgtttcttggacttcgtgtctcgacttttcgactgcccttcttaaacgttttgtctttaatgatctgatgcaacgtccatttattgtcctttgactagacaattgttttgtacctttgtgtaaAGCTGGAATACACTAGAAagagcttgtcttgatctacaactgaaagattctgactgatgcttcgaactagtcagctgaattgatcttcagttgggctggtgaaatcagttgactcgtcagttaaactgatttcactctcgttcagttgaactgatcagctgagtttcttcatcagttgaacactccttcagctggccaggcttctgaggttctcctgctgaaccacctatcaactggacaatcagctggactgctcaattgacgtaacagttagactgattcagtttgtgcaatcagttgagttctcagtttgcgatgtaaacagctcgtgactgatcctagcttatgcacactaaggtagattattagtaacacaaaataacaagttttgttaacatcaaaatcaagattgcgaacttgaaaagttccaacaatcaaCTATTTCTTTCGTTATCGGAAACCTTTTCTACTAGACATTAAATTCTTCGACTTTATCTCCACAATTATACGATTTACACCTTTTGGTCAAACCTTCGACAATAAAAATATTGTCATCTAAGCGTAAAACTcggaataaaaatattaaataaccaCATATACGATAAAATAAAGTCCTAAAAGAGTTATATGTCGTTCTTATCAAACTATCTTTTAAGtgcttttcaaaatatttaaccGATTTTTGTGATGGattattttgaatgtttttcgattggtttgaaaccaaactcgatttattttctcgatgttcaatatttcaagaactgagctattgtagctcaatgtTTGTCATCCGAACGATCCTATCATACTCCCTCTGTCTCACTCGTTTAGGCTTGTGTATGTTTTAACATAGATTAAGGCAGTGTTTGGAATGgttaattttataaaacaatTTTCTATTTTAGCTTTATATAATGAATACTTTAATGAGATAAAAAATTATACAAGTAGTAATGATATTAATTTAATAGGGGCAAAATAATAAAAGAGTAGGAAAGTAACACTAAATACGAAAAATTGACTATATAATTGGGACATCtgaaaaaaaatgtaatataaATAAGAGGGATTGAGGGAgtacttttatatatttagtatcaTTACTCTCtatcatattaattaaatataattttttaaataatattaagttTTTCAACTTTTTTAAAGAGTTATGACTAAATTTTGGTATATTGATTGTCCATAGATtgctattatttttattattatgtatcttaattagaatttcaatataaatattttaaatatgttcacaaaaataatttaatagaagaaatcaaaatttatttatctaataaatgataaaattttattttttgaaaatatctatttattatttaaaattttgatagacaaaataatatatgaataatgaatttttatatatatatatttcctatttttaaaattagtaaTATTTCCATTCAGTCAAGATAAAAATATCAATCTAACGACTAACAGCAAATAAGTGTTATCTTCGTTTAAACTCTATCTCAaatgatataaattttttataataatagttaaaatttaaaaatatttattatattatatcaataattttaataaattttcaatcattattacctaataattttaataattaattacataaaataatttttgtgtATCGCACGAGTAAAATACTAGTTTTATTTAACATGACGAATTTTCGGTATGACCGTCAACCGATCTGGCCGGTTGAACCGTTTTTCAAGGTAAACCGATTCGATCACTAATCCGATTATGAAAGTAGGAGTGTTCACGAGTggttttcgttttttttttttattcaaactgAATTATTATATACAGTCAtttagtaaattttaaaaataatagtggttttatatgtaaaattattttacgGTTTTGGTCGGTTGcggtttttttaatgaaaattatTAGAACATATATTCGAATTGATTCGAAAATAATTACAATACATTGTCtttcatatataaaatatagcTCAAATCATACAAAGATAAAGTTAGATAAAACAATAATCAAAATTCAATATTAAGTTAATAATAATGAACAACACAACACACTCACAACAAAAATGCCGTTTACActattttgtcattttttacTTCCAAACTCAAGCTAAAATTTATAGTAGAAGAAATAAATACTCCAATAAAACTCTAATATAAAGAATAATTAAGAAGATGAGTTTTTTGTAGGAGTGACAACTTTGAAGATAGTTGAGATATAGAAAATGATAttgtttataaaatattataatcataggtCAAATATTATGACAAATTATTTAGACGGGACGATATGGTATTGGAAGAAAAAAATTACTTAATCATATATCCAAcacaatttattattattattattaatcgtgatttttattaaatattagaaAAAAATGATTGATTAGATAATTAGAATgaatatgaaaaaatttgatCACCATTAATGAAAACATTGCACGGGAGGTTGACACGATATGCTAATGAGATTCTTATCTTCACTTCATTTCAACGGGAAAGATTTTATCACAcatacaattttaaaaaaaatggatcTTATATATGCATGGGTAAATTTTGGTCATCCATCAATGTCTACATGGATAGGAAGAAATAAACCgacaatatatatcaaaacaagAGTCTAAGAAACCGAACCAATGAAATTGTGCCACGTCAAATATTATCATAATGACGTGTTACCCACCTTAAATATGAAACGCACACCCCTCCGTACGAAAGAATTCCGacattttctgttttttttcttgtttttatcAAACAAAATCCATCGTCAGTAGAATTGGGGAGAGATTATGGCGGAGGAGAAGTACAATCGGAAGAACCCTGCGGTGAAGAGGATTTTGCAGGAGCTCAAAGAGTTGCAATCCAATCCGTCCGATGATTTCATGAGCCTTCCTCTCGAGGTATGATTTTTGGGGGCAATTGATTTCAGATCGACGAAATTCGATTCGAGATCTTTTATTGCTTGTGAATTTGATTGTGTTGATTTTTATGAGCTTATGGATCTTAAAGGTCGTTTTggtttttatgattattttttgttACGGAATTCACCTGGGAAGTTTCGAATTAGTTTACttgtttatgtttttaagtATTAGGGAATTCGATTATTCTAAACTTTATGTTTGATATTGTTATTCACAAAATCTACGTTTTCACGGATTGAAAATGGAGATTCGAATCCTCTTTTTATTCCTTTTTCTCTTTACCGTGTACAAAGCAGGATGATTTATTTTCTCTTTTGttttatgttttcttttttcttatCCGTGAAACCTGGCTGATAGGCTTTGTAGTTTTCaggaaaatatatttgaatggCAATTTGCAATTAGGGGACCCAGGGATTCAGAGTTTGAGGGGGGGATTTACCATGGAAGAATTCAGTTGCCTGCTGAATATCCTTTCAAGCCTCCTTCATTTATGTTGTTGACGGTACTGTCTATGTCTCATCATATAGTTTATTAGTGTGCATGAAGAATGTACATCTTCTATTTACTATGACTATGCTCAGTTTGTCTTATTGTATGATGATCAATTGAAATTTTGTTCGCAGCCAAATGGTCGATTTGAAACCCAAACTAAGATATGCTTGAGCATTTCCAATCATCATCCAGAACACTGGCAACCATCCTGGAGTGgtatttatttcttcattttttgTTTCTGATAAATATGCTTTCTCGTAGTATCAATTGTTTACAATATAAATGCTAAGGATTTGGGCATCTTGTGTGTACTGGTGTATTGAATTTGCTGTATGTAGTTTAAGTttcttattatttaaaaatttacaggCAGACCGATCATACAACCATGGGTAGTATATGACAAATTGATAAGAATAGTAGTAGATGCTGCGACTTGTGTATGCTGTCATTATCCATATTCTTTGTATCAAGTGCACATTACTTTTGATTGCGTTTGTCTTTGAATTATGAATCTGAGCTTTCTTTTATGATAGTCAAGCTATTCTTCCCGTAGTGTGGAAGTCTCTGTGAGTGATACGAGCTCAGGTGTTGAAATAAAAATAGCAAGGAATGCAGCATGTGAACAGATGTGGAGAAACGAGATTTTAGTCTCTAGGGCGTGTTTCTTTCTGATACATGAGGAGTCTCACATTATCATactctatttttatttatttatctatgaAGAACTACAATAAAGTTATTTTGGCAGTTCGAACTGCCTTGGTCGCACTAATTGCATTCATGCCTACAAGCCCAAATGGTGCGCTGGGATCATTGGATTACCCAACAGAAGAGAGGCGAAAACTTGCGGTGAGATCTCGTGAAGCTTCACCGACTTTTGGGTCATCTGAACGCCAGAAGTTAATTGACGAGGTTTGTTGTCACCTACTTTTCTAGTTTCTATAAACAtcacttgatcttgaactgATAATTTTCTTACTCAGATTCATGAATATATACTGAGCAAAGCACCCTCAGAGCCTCAAGGCAACCAAATCTCTGAAGCACGGTCTAGAAGTGATGAGAATGAAGATCAGGGCGATCCCCAAAATGACGTGGTCGATGCTACTACCGAGTCCCATCCTCATGCAGATGACGAAAATGGGATTGTCGAGGAACCAAATGAAACTCCTCCAACTGCCAATAGAACTCAAACATCGCAAATCACTTCTAACGTCCCCACAAACGGGCAGCAGCTGTTGCGAAACCCTGAATTAAGAGCTCCAAAGCAGGCTGATGACAGGTTGTTCACGTGGGCAGCTTTTGGGCTTACGATTGCTATACTACTCCTTCTACTGAAGAAGTTTTTGAAAGCTAATGGACATGGTACTGTTTTTATGAACGAGTCATAGGTGAAAAGCGTCATTGCACAAATGAACCATGTTTGGTGTCTAGCTAATGCATAAATCATTCGGTTTTGATTTATGATCTTCATTTGAATTCAGGAGGACACAAATCTTgaataatttttcaaatttttgtaaATTAATGCATAAAACTGAAATATTGCCCTATGAATTTGTGATTCAAATTGATCCGCTTGTTTCAACAAAATTTGTGGCATGTTCTCATGTTCAATTGTACGGAAATGAGTCCAAATGTTTCACAAAATTTGCGACATGTTCTCTTGTTCAATTGTGTGGAAATGAGTCCAAACCAGTAGATTGTCAATCTGTTTGGCAAGCCCAAGGGTTGGCAAAGTGCGTTGTTTGACACCTGGTAAAATTGAGATAATTAACAATTATATTCTTTTATAGTATGTTTTTATTATCAATTTTGTACTAATTATATCCTTCTGTATCGATTTCGTCTCGGCTTTTGATTGAATgttgagaattgatttttggcaaaaacttgtgtgagacggtgtcagggtcatattttgtgagacatatatcttatttgagttatccatgaaaaaatattactttttattgtgaatatcggtagggttgactcgtctcacagataaaaattcgtgaaaccgtctatAAGAAACCTACTCATTGGTGAGATAAAATTGGGATGTGACACAATTTAAAACTTGAAAGACGTAATTAGCACACGTAAAATTAGAGAGACAAAATTGGGAATAAGAGAGaaaggatttaaaaaaaaattaatttttatgtgatggtatttttttcaaacaaaTGTAAAATTGTTCCATATAGACATCGATCAATTTCATAGATATTTTTTGACTAAGCAATATGCAGAAGTATTttatcaaaacaaaaatatttgtttgaatgTATAGTAAATTTCGTTTCAATTCTTTTGTAAAGCATATTAGAAGTCTTGTAagtcaattttttcattttttatttcaaattaatatatttttaaaaaattattcatcaatAACCATTGGTTTGAATATTAATAGCTTGACTTCCTTGATCAATATTTCGAATCAagtcaaaattaatttgaaatttgattCAATTAATTCTGAAATTGGGTTTTATTTTTAAGAAGAATCAGCTACCTCAGTTTGTTCGTTTCagctttatttattttcattaaaagTTGAAGTTATGAATTGTGGTAATTCggattatttaagaaaaatcaaAACTTTTTGATAGCTTAAGAAACAAACCACATCTTAAGTATA is a window encoding:
- the LOC142551334 gene encoding ubiquitin-conjugating enzyme E2 32; amino-acid sequence: MAEEKYNRKNPAVKRILQELKELQSNPSDDFMSLPLEENIFEWQFAIRGPRDSEFEGGIYHGRIQLPAEYPFKPPSFMLLTPNGRFETQTKICLSISNHHPEHWQPSWSVRTALVALIAFMPTSPNGALGSLDYPTEERRKLAVRSREASPTFGSSERQKLIDEIHEYILSKAPSEPQGNQISEARSRSDENEDQGDPQNDVVDATTESHPHADDENGIVEEPNETPPTANRTQTSQITSNVPTNGQQLLRNPELRAPKQADDRLFTWAAFGLTIAILLLLLKKFLKANGHGTVFMNES